GCAAATACGCCTACGGAACTGTCAATcttttacatgtattattttttttcttttttttttttacagaaaacaaTGAACGGGCCAGTTTACGCGTCATCTTGTCCTGCATTGCAGTCGAATCTGTCGCTACACAGTTCGTCCTATTACAGCGAGTATAGCGGGACCACACGGAGACGGCTGTCCTCAACGGGCGAGGCGGATACTTCCGCAACGTCGAGTTACGAGGGTAGTGACAGCTCCGAGAACAGCGACGAGTCTCGTCTCGATCCTGTTAGCCAGATGGAACGAGAGCAGCTCGAGACCTTCTTTCGCGGATTAAAATCACAGGTGAGCTTTATACGCGAAACGAGATGAACCGTACATTGTGAACAACGTACTGAGATTAAAGCATAATTAAGCGGACGGATGACGATACataaattgttgtaaaatGTGACTGTAGGTGTCACGACACATGTGTATGTCGTTTAAGAGAAGATATCTGGGTGTTTCGCAGGTATTCGTCTGTGAATCACTGGCGAACCTGTATCTCGGTAGCGCCTCTCAGACCGAGAGGTGGGAGCTCCGTTTCACCGGAATCCCCGTGGTAGTTCTTGATCTTGGAGAAACACGATCCAGATCCAAGAGACGAATTCAAATCCTGCTTGCAGAACGCGGTACTTGCTTCACCCTCTGGCGCGAAACTATCGACAACCTCTCATCGTACAAGGTAGAGTATCATCGTTAATGGTTTCAGATGTAAATAAGCCAGTATATCGATATGTTTGCGAAACgagaattattatacaaatgtattatTGAGTAAAATATAGatgtactctctaaattgcTCAGAGTAAAAATGCTGCCACTACAATTTTTCGAGTTAAATTCACtctaataaagtaaattttccaCTCCAATAAGAATTGTTTTTCGAGTGATCTtccaataaaagtaaaaaattctctatTGGAGTGGATTTTAACTCTTATTAAGTGGAAAATCACTCGAAAAATTGTAGTGATAGTATTTTCactttaagaaatttagaaagtatgatgtataaattaaataaggaCAAAATAAGTAACACTGTCCAACACTGATTTCACAAACCGGATTCTTATAGAGTCTTTATCACTAAAAATGCACGTAATTGCTCTATCACGGTTTTCTTTTAGCTATTTACGCTCAAAGGAACTAAAAATGTCACTTCTGGCACTTTCAAGTCGAATTTTCTCGAATGTGACGTTATAGGATAATTTCTCTtacaaattcatttttaataacaaaagaatTCATAACAAAAGAATTACTCGGTCCGTGGACTAAGAAAAAGAGTTAAAATTTGTCGAACGGTGTAAATATATGTCAATCTGTACAGTGCAAAATTTGCGACGCAATGTTAACGATAGTTTGAAGCCATAAATAATTCGCGCGTTCTTGTTTATCTCGTTAGACTTAGATTACGGCGCGCTATGTTACAAAGCggattaaatttcaaaatcggACATTTAACACCGTTTCGTATTTCCCGCTCGTGCTTGCCCCAGACACAATAAACCGTAAGTGGCGGGTTATGAATCTCGTGCAGCTTTAAAATCTTCAAAGCGATTTCAAAGGTCGCTGCCCGCCCGTGGAAAAAAGCGCGACTTGCGCTGCCGCTTTACAGCATCCGACATATTGTAGAACCGGGCCTTCCGAcattctttatacatattttaagataacATTAAGAGCCCTCAAAATGTTTGCAGGTGTCGGGACCCGCCTTTCACACGATGTGCCTCTCGTCGGATCACACTCGCTTGGCCGGGCTCAGCTTCGACAACTCAAAGGCGGCGAACGATCTCTGGCAGCACATAGAGCGCCTCGTGTCATGCCCGGAGAACATCAGCCTGTCGGCCCCCggcaagaagaagaagaaaccgGCGCAGAAGAAGGTGGTGCTGCCGGCCAAGAGCAACATCAGCCAGCCGTGCCAGTTTCAACACGTGACCAGCGTGGACGCGGCCGACCGCTCGCGTTACTTCTCGCTGCAGACGCTGGTGCCGGCGCTGACCGAGCTCGAGAGCTCGCTGGAGGCGAACTTCTGAGAGAGACCCGACGCCACCAGGCTCTCATAGGGTCGACGGCGCAGCGCGACGCCCGATCCTCGCCTTCTCCTCCGGAAGTAATCCTCCCACCGGGGGAAGAGGGAGCCGATTAATGTCGCGTGCGAGAACAGATAAAGTCTACAAAGggagtgcgcgcgcgcgcgcgcacgagatTGTATTTGAGAGCTATCGAAGGGAGGCGAACTCGCTGGAAAGCGACACCGGATTCACCGGAAATCCTTTTATCTTCTTGCTCCTCCTCCGAAGTAGTTGTAGCGAAGGTCCAAGAGCCGAGGGACGAGGAGGAGATATATCGGAGAAGCTTTAACCGCCGAAAAGAGAAGGCGGATATACTTTTCTCATCCGAGAGCTGAGAGCCCTCGCGGTTTGCCCTCCGTAGTTTTACTCTTCGGATTCGTCCCTTATCTTCTCTCGTGTCACTTCCGGTATAATCGGCCGACTAGTTGGTAAGAATTAATGGTCACGTGGGAGACCCCTTGAATTCTCCGAATTCCGCGTTATCCTCGTTTCTCGCGGCGGACGCAGATCGTCCGTGAAACCGCGTGATGAAGGGATCCCCGAGCTCGAAGGGGCTTCGAGGAGACGACGAAGAAGAAGCGCCGAGCGATCGCGAGGAGGAGGGGAGCGATCTCGTGTCTCTCCTCCGAAATGGACTAATCCGTTAGTGTCACGGCGAGCTACGGGATCGTCCAGCCGGAGCCGAGACGGAACATTCATCAATCCCGCTAAGCACTCTCGAGAGTGACTGGGA
This genomic window from Monomorium pharaonis isolate MP-MQ-018 chromosome 8, ASM1337386v2, whole genome shotgun sequence contains:
- the LOC105834199 gene encoding uncharacterized protein LOC105834199 yields the protein MNGPVYASSCPALQSNLSLHSSSYYSEYSGTTRRRLSSTGEADTSATSSYEGSDSSENSDESRLDPVSQMEREQLETFFRGLKSQVFVCESLANLYLGSASQTERWELRFTGIPVVVLDLGETRSRSKRRIQILLAERGTCFTLWRETIDNLSSYKVSGPAFHTMCLSSDHTRLAGLSFDNSKAANDLWQHIERLVSCPENISLSAPGKKKKKPAQKKVVLPAKSNISQPCQFQHVTSVDAADRSRYFSLQTLVPALTELESSLEANF